ACTCTTACCTTATTACCACTAAAGAAACGTCTGCCACTTTACTAAAAGCTAAAAACAACGGAGAATTGACGATTAACGGATTTGTATCGGATCAAAGTCCTAAACCTTGGAAAGCGCACCATTGGTTAGATTTTATGGGGATACATGTCCCAGTACATACTGGCGCAGAATTACTAGCAAAACAATTAGATATGGCTGTTGTCTATTTTGCTGTAAAGCGAATAAAAAGAGGGTATTACGAAACGACTTTTACAACTTTGGCTGAAAATCCAAATGAATTTAAAGATTACGAAATCACAGATGCTTTTTTTAAGTTAGTGGAACAACAAATAAAAGAAGCCCCTCAATATTATCTATGGACGCATAAACGTTGGAAACATCGTGATAAAACGCCTGAAGATTTTAAATAGAAACAGCACCTAAAAAAAGACCTCACAACTATAAAAATTGTGAGGTCTTTTTATTTCTTCTAATATAAGTTCTTTTTTAGAAAGATCTGTATTATAACTCAAACCAATCGCTTACTCTAATATCGTTTTTAGGCACAAAGCTTTTATGTATAAACTCATTATTAGCCTTATTATATTCATAATCTTTAGCCCACTCTTCATGATTTTCAGCTAAAGCAATTAAGCTTTCACACACATAATCCATCTCATTACAAGTTGTCGTTGGATGAATAGACATACGCATCCAACCTGGCTTACGTATTAAATCGCCTAACGAAATCTGATTAACCAAACTAGTAGATTGTGCTTGATCGACATGCAGTAAATAATGACCATAGGTCCCTGCACAACTACAACCACCACGAGTTTGAATTCCGAATTTATCATTCAGTAATTTTACACCTAAATTAAAATGTAAATTGTCTATATAAAATGAAATCACACCTAAACGCTCTTTTTGATCGCCTGCTAATATTTTAATATTCTCAACACCGTCTAAATTAGAAAATATCTGATGCAATAATTCATGCTCTCTATCCAAGATATTTTTCACCCCCATTTGCTCTTTAAGCTTAATAGCTAAAGCTGTTTTTATGGTTTGTAAAAAACCTGGTGTCCCACCATCTTCTCGGTCTTCAATATTGTCAATATATTTATGCTCTCCCCAAGGATTAGTCCAACTTACGGTACCTCCTCCTGGACAATCAGGAATCATATTTTTGTATAACTTTTTATTAAACACTAACACTCCAGAAGTCCCTGGGCCTCCTAAAAACTTGTGTGGCGAAAAGAAAATAGCATCCAATGCTTCTTCTTCATCTTCTGGGTGCATATTAATAGTAACATAGGGGGCTGAGCAAGCAAAATCCACAAAGCAAACCCCTCCATTTTGATGCATTAACTTAGCAATTTTATGGTATGGCGTTTCAATACCCGTCACATTACTTCCACCAATGACTGATGCTATTTTTAAGGTGCAGTCTTTATATTGCTCCAAAAGCAATTCTAAATTCTCTAAACTAAATAAACCATCTTCTCCTGCAGGAATCACTTCTACTTTAGCGATGGTTTCTAACCAAGAGGTGTGATTAGAATGATGCTCCATATGCGTTACAAAAACAACCGGTTTTACCTCTTCTGGAATCGTTGTAAATTTTTTAATATTCTCAGGCACTTTTAATCCTAAAATACGTTGAAATTTATTGACAACACTTGTCATACCATTTCCTGCTACAATTAAAACATCGTCTGCATTGGTATTAACATGTCCCTTTATAATTTGTCTCGCTTTATGATACGCATTAGTCATTGCGGTACCAGAAACTGTTGTTTCGGTATGTGTATTAGCGACAAATGGTCCAAATTGATTGAGCAACTTATCCTCTATTGGTCTGTATAAACGTCCCGAAGCAGTCCAATCCGTATACACCATTTTTTTTGTACCGTAAGGCGATTCAAACTCTTGATCTATACCCACAATATGTTTTCTAAATTGAGAAAAATAAGCTTCTAATTTAGATTTTTCGGTTCTTTCTGCTTTTGTAACGTACATAACTAATTGTTTTACAATTTAAAATACTAAATATTAGCGATTTGCTTGATTTCTGAAATAATTTTATCGGCTAGACTATCGGCTTCAGATTGACGCTTTGCTTCCGTATAAATTCTAATAATTGGTTCTGTATTACTCTTACGTAAATGTGCCCAGCTTTCAGCAAAATCTATTTTAACACCATCAATTGTCGTTAAGTTTTCGTTGCTATATTTTTCTTCCATTGCCTTTAAAATAGCATCGACGTCTAACGTTGGTGTTAATTGGATTTTCTTTTTACTCATAAAGTAACTCGTGTACGTTTTACGTAATTCGCTAACGCTTAATTTTCTTTCAGCTAATAAGCTTAAAAATAAGGCAACACCAACCAGCGCATCACGACCGTAGTGTGACTCTGGATAAATAATACCACCATTACCTTCTCCTCCAATAACCGCGTTGTTTTTTTTCATTAAAGCAACGACATTGACTTCACCTACCGCAGAGGCTTCATACGTACCACCATGCTTTTCTGTAATATCACGTAAGGCTCTAGTCGAACTCATATTACTAACTGTATTCCCTGGGTTTTGGCTCAATATCCAATCAGCACAAGCGACAAGCGTATACTCTTCTCCAAACATGTCTCCATTTTCATCCATAAAAGCTAATCTATCGACATCCGGATCTACAACAATACCAAAATCAGCTCTGTGCTTCTTTACTTCGTTAGACAAATCGCCTAAATGCTCTTTTAACGGCTCTGGATTGTGCGGAAAATGACCTGTTGGATCACAATATAACTTAACAGCTTCGACGCCTAAACGCTCTAATAATAACGGAATTGCAATCCCTCCTGTACTATTTACACCATCAACAACGACTTTAAAATTAGCATCTTCAATGGCTTTTTGATTTACATATTCCAAATCTAAAACCTCATCAATATGTATATCAATATAGGCGTCATTTTTAGTAATTTGCCCTAAGTCATCAACCTCTGCAAAGGTCATCGCATCAGATTCGGCTATCTCTAAAATTTTCTGTCCTTCTGCGCCATCTAAAAACTCACCTTTCGCGTTCAACAATTTTAAAGCATTCCATTGTTTTGGATTATGACTAGCAGTTAATATAATTCCACCATCCGCATGCTCCATAGGTACAGCAATCTCCACTGTAGGTGTTGTAGACAACCCTAAATCCACAACGTGAATTCCTAATCCTACTAACGTATTCATTACTAAATTTTGAATCATATCCCCAGACAATCGCGCATCACGACCAACAACAACTTTATAGTCCGTTTTGTTGCGCTGCTGCTTCAACCAAGTCCCATAAGCTGATGCAAACTTTACAGCATCAATTGGTGTTAAATTTTCTCCAACGGTTCCTCCAATGGTTCCTCTTATTCCTGATATAGATTTTATAAGTGTCATTCTCTAAATTTATTTTTAAGTTTTAAAAAATAGCTTTCGAAATATTTATAAGACAAATGTGCTATTGTAATAGTTAATGCAAAGGTCATTATATACATCAAGATCATAGTTAATCTATCATTAAATAAGTCCGCCTTTTGTAGTTTCAAAAATAAGAAAACTACAGCGTTTAATGCGATAACATGATACATATATAATCCGTAAGATATTTTCCCTAAATAATTAAGTGCTTTATTTTTAATTTCGACTCCAAAATTATTGTGTGCAATGGTGTGTATAAATAGACCAAACAGTACCATTGTTAGTAGATCAAATAACACTCTAGATTCAAAATGCAATATAGACGTTGTAAAGTATAACAAAGTTAAAAAGACAATCGTTATAGGGATTAACTTCGATTGTTTCAAAAACTCTAATTTCTTTTTTTCTTCAAGAATAGCAATAATTCCTCCAAAAAACAGAAAGAAAAAGACCATACTAAACTCACTTAAGACACTAAAAAATTCTAAATGAAACATGACAAAATACAAGCTTGTAAAAACAATCAAAAATTGTACTATTTTATTTTTACTAATCAAAAACAATACTGGCGCGATAACAATATAAAACTGCTCTTCAATACCAATAGACCACAATATTTCTAAAACACCTCCTGGCATATGTAATTTTGCAAATACATTGGGTAAGAAAAAAGTAGTCCATAAAATACCTTCGGATAATTGGTAATTATTTTCAAAAGGGATGCCTAGTTGGGGTAAAATTACCCAATAAAATAAAAATCCAAAAATGACAATCAAATAATATAAAGGGAAAATTCTTAAAATTCGTCTAACATAAAATTTCCGAATCGAAAAAACGCCTTTTTGTTTAGCGTTATAAATTAATTTGATAATTAAAAAACCACTTAATACAAAAAACATATAAACTGCTTCTGTACCGCGATTAAAAACCGAGGCTTCTAAAAAATAAGGAAGTCCTTGATTTCGAGTTAATTGTGGCAAATGAAAAAGTACAACAAAAACTGTAAGCACAAAACGTAAAACATCTAAATTGGGTAATCGCTTCAAATTGTAAAAATTAGAGGTTAAAAATACATATATTTATAAGATGAATTTTTTAGCACACATATATCTTTCCGGAAATAACAAAAAAATAACTATTGGCAACTTTATTGCTGACGGTATTAGAGGTAATAAATACGACCATTTTGAGGACGAAATCCAAACAGGAATCCTATTACATTTACAAATTGACACCTTTACGGACGCACACCCAACAGTACGAAAAAGCACGAAACGCTTACACGAAAACTATGGGCATTATTCGGGTATTATTGTAGACATTTTATACGATCATTATTTAGCAAAAAACTGGTCTAAATATTCTGACGAACCCTTGGCAGACTATATCGATCATTTTTACGAAACGCTTGAGGATAATTTTGAAATTTTACCGCAACGTATTCAAAAAATGATGCCGCATATGTTAGCCGATAACTGGTTATTAAGTTATGCGTCTATTGAAGGGATAGCTAAGGTCTTAGAAGGCATGAATACTAGGACTAAAAATCGATCTAAAATGAATCTGGCCGTTAACGAGTTACAAGAATTTTATAATGAATTTGAAGCTGAATTCACTAGCTTTTTTGATGATTTAATTACTTTTTCAAACGAAACATTAACAAATTTACAATCTAAATAAAAATGAAAAAACTACTTTTAGTCACGTTTATTCTTAGTGTTTTTTTTAGTTGTAAAACAGAAAAAACACGTGGTTTAATTGCCGATAAAGCTATTGTTGTTTCTGCTCGAGAAGAAGCCTCTAACATTGGAACCGCTATTTTAAAACAAGGTGGAAATGTATTTGACGCTATGATTGCAACAGATTTAGCTTTAGCCGTTTGCTACCCTTATGCGGGTAATATTGGAGGTGGTGGCTTTATGGTTTATCGTTTAGAAGATGGTCGTGTTGGGGCTTTAGATTATCGCGAAAAAGCCTCAAAATCTGCCACAAAAAACATGTATTTAGACAGTTTAGGTCATGTTATTCCTGACTTAAGTACAAAAGGCGCATTAGCAGTTGGGATACCTGGTACAATTGCAGGTCTATTTGAAGTACATGACAAATTTGGGACCTTACCTATAGAAACAATCATGCAGCCTGTTATAGATTTAGCAAAACGTGGTTTTGTCGTTACCAAAAAAGACCAAGCTGTTTTAGATGAGAAACGTCAGGTCTTTTTAGAAGTAAACAAAACCCCTATGCTTTTTAGTCAAACATGGAAGGCTAACGACACCATCAAACAACCCAACTTAGCAAAAACATTAGAAGCCATTATGCGTAATGGTAGGGATGAATTTTATAAAGGTGAAACTGCAAAAAAACTAGCAGCTTTTATTCAAGAGAATGGCGGTATTATAAGCACTGAGGATTTAGCGAGTTACGAAGCTAAATGGAGAACACCTGTTACTTTTGAATACGATAATTTAAATATCATATCTATGTCACCGCCTTCTAGTGGTGGGATTTGTTTAGCACAAATCATGTTACAAATTGAAGATTATGAGTTAGACGAATTTGGACATAATACACTCAAAACTATTCAAGTCATTACTGAAGCAGAACGTCGTGCGTATGCGGACCGAAGCTTTTATTTAGGGGACCCTGATTTTGTAACCATCCCACAAGACCATTTAATTAGTGCTAATTATTTAAATGGTAGAATGGCTGATTTTAGTTTTGATAAAGCGACACCATCCACTGAAGTGTCACATGGAAAAGTAGATATTATTGAAAGTAATGAAACAACACACTACTCCATTGTCGATCAATTTGGAAACGCAATTGCGGTAACAACAACTTTAAACTCTGGGTATGGTTCTAAATTATACAGTCCAGAATTAGGCTTCTTTTTTAACAACGAAATGGATGATTTTTCTAGTAAGCCCGGCATCCCAAACGTTTATGGGCTAATAGGTGCAGAAGCAAATGCGATAGTCCCAGAAAAGCGCATGCTAAGCTCAATGACACCAACTATTGTAGAAAAAGACGATAAACTATTTATGACTTTAGGAACGCCTGGAGGCTCTACTATTATTACCTCCGTTATGCAGACTATTTTAAATGTACACGAATTTGAAATGACTATGCAAGAGGCTGTTAATGCGCCACGATTCCACCACCAATGGTTGCCCGATACTATCAGAATGGAACCGGACTCATTTTCGGCAGAATTAATAGCACAACTACAAGCAAAAGGTTATTCTATAAATCAAGAGAATGCAGATGTTATTGGTAAAGTTGATGGTATTTTAGTTTTAGAAAATGGACAGCTAGAAGGCGGTGCGGATAGACGTGGAGATGATACCGCTATTGGTTTTTAAATCAAAACATTTAGCACTATATTTACTCGTTTAATTTTTACAAATTCACATCATGAAACCAAAAAAAATCATAAAAATAATAGCCGGAGTAATCGTGTTTTTCACACTGCCAAGCTTACTCTTTTTTGGCTTCGTTTACTTTAAATATAACGAAGAGTTACCTATTGCAACACCATCCAAACAAGCCGATATTTTAGCTTACAAAATGTTAATTTCACTAAATGCCGATGCCTATAAAGCGACAAATCATATCGAATGGACCTTTAGAGGTAAACATCATTACAACTGGAATAAAAAAGAGAATCTAGTCGAAGTCTATTGGAAAGATAATAAAGTCGATTTAGACTTAAATAATCCATCCAACAATATCGCCTATGTTAATAATTCAAAAATTGACAGCGAAGAAAGTATTACGGTAATACAAACAGCTATAGAGTATTTTAATAATGATTCTTTTTGGCTAGTAGCGCCCTACAAGGTTTTTGATAAAGGTACCACTAGAAGCATTGTCAAACATAACAATAAAAACGCCTTATTGGTTACTTATAAATCAGGAGGAAGTACGCCTGGAGATTCTTACTTATGGATTTTAGATGAAAACTATAAGCCAACTAAATTTAAAATGTGGGTTGATATTTTACCAATTGGAGGTTTAGAAGCCACTTGGAGCGACTGGAAAACGACCGACACCGATGCCCAATTACCAACCCATCATCAATTATTCTTTTTTGAATTAAATATGGGAGAGGTTAAAACAAGCTTATAATAGCATAAAATAGCCTTTAGTAATAAAAATCACTTCGCTTGACACCTTTTACTTTATGCCTTTTGCCTTTTGCCTTTTGCCTTTTGTATTATAAAAACTACTTCCCTTTCTGCCCTACAAACTGCTGTTCTTTAGATTTAAATAAGACATTAAATGTTGTTAAGCTTCCATAAATACGAGTAATATACTGTTGTAAATCTATTTTTTCTTGTTCCTCAAGATTACTAGAATTCACTTTTTGTTCCATCACTCGTAAACGGTCTCTAACCATAGTTATTTTCTTAAAAAAGTCTTCAATTTTTATCTCTTTACTTTTTAAATTTCCATCGGCAGGCTTTAATTCTAATAGCCCACCTCTCCATTTGTCACCAATCGGCACGATTTCCGAAACATCGCTATACTTTTTCAATATTTGAACTAAACTACTCTCAATATCAAAAAAACTAATAGTATCCACTTCGTTTTCTGAAGCTTCTATAATTTCAAAGGTATCATCTAAAGCTATGGTTTCTAAACCATTTTCAATAAAAGTAACCCAATACTGCTTACTATCTACGTTAGTAACCACTCCTTTCCCGTGTTCAGGGTGATTAATTCGAGAACCTACTCCTAATATTTCCATAACTACTGATTTTATAATTTCAAAAGTAATAATTATTAAGAAAATCCTAACGAACTGCCCTTCAAAAAGAATTACAAAAAGCGTATCTTTGCTACTTTGTCTATTTACAGATAAAGTTTACAAATGCTATGGCTAATTTTGAAGAAAACATAGAGGTTAAAGGTGCTAGAGCGCATAACCTTAAAAATATTGATGTCACTATTCCTCGTGAAAAACTAGTCGTTATTACTGGTCTATCAGGTAGTGGTAAATCGTCTTTAGCATTTGACACGATTTATGCTGAAGGACAACGCCGTTATATCGAAACGTTTTCTGCTTATGCCAGACAATTTTTAGGAGGTTTAGAACGTCCAGATGTTGATAAAATTGATGGTTTATCTCCTGTTATTGCTATCGAGCAAAAAACAACGAGTAAATCACCACGATCTACGGTTGGTACGATTACCGAAATTTATGATTTTTTACGTCTGTTATATGCTAGAGGTAGTGATGCCTATAGTTTTAACACTGGCGAAAAAATGGTGAGTTATAGTGACGACCAAATCAAACAATTAATTTCTGAAAGTTATAAAGGCAAACGTATTAATATTTTAGCGCCTGTAGTCCGTTCTAGAAAAGGACACTATCGCGAATTATTTGAGCAAATAGCCAAGCAAGGCTTTGTAAAAGTGCGTACCGATGGAGAGATTAAAGATTTAGTTAAAGGCATGAAACTGGATCGTTATAAAAATCATGATATCGAAATTGTTATTGATCGTTTAAAAATTGACGATGATGTTGATAATGATAAGCGTTTAACCGAAAGTATTAATACAGCCATGTATCATGGTGATGATGTGTTAATGGTTATCGATCAAGATACGCAAGAAGCACGTTATTTTAGTCGTAGTTTAATGTGTCCAAGCTCTGGTATTTCTTACCCAAATCCAGAACCTAACAATTTTTCGTTTAACTCTCCAAAAGGGGCTTGCGACAATTGTAATGGTATTGGAACCTTGTATATGGTTAATGAGAACAAGATTATTCCTGATGATTCTTTATCCATAAAAGCAGGAGCTTTAGCCCCTCATGGTCCTGAAAAAAAGAGTTGGATTTTCAAACAATTTGAAACCATTGCAGAACGTTATCATTTTAAATTAAGTGATCCCTATAAATCTATCCCGAAGGAAGCCAAACAAATTATTATGTTTGGAGGAAATGAAAAATTTTCTGTAGAAAGTAAAACACTCGGTATTACTAGAGATTATAAAATTGACTTTGAAGGTGTTGCTAATTTTATTGAAAATCAATATGAAAATGCAGAATCAACCGCTCTTAAACGTTGGGCAAAAGATTACATGGACAAGGTTGAATGTCCAGTTTGTGAAGGTGCTAGACTAAAAAAAGAATCTTTATATTTTAAAGTTAATGGGCAAAATATTGCTGAATTAGCGAATAAAGACATTAGTGACTTAGCGGTTTGGTTTAAAGACTTACCAAAACATTTAACTAAGAAGCAATTTAAAATTGCGGAAGAAATTATAAAAGAAATTAGTGCTAGACTTCAATTTTTATTAGATGTTGGTTTAGATTATTTATCGGTAAACCGAAGTTCAAAATCCTTATCTGGTGGTGAAGCACAACGTATTAGACTAGCCACACAAATTGGATCACAACTGGTTGGGGTGCTCTATATTTTAGACGAACCCAGTATTGGTTTACACCAACGTGATAACGAAAAGCTAATCAATAGTTTAGTTTCTTTACGTGATATAGGAAACTCAGTTATCGTCGTAGAACATGATAAAGATATGATAGAACGTGCTGATCATGTTATAGATATCGGTCCTAGAGCTGGGAAACATGGTGGTGAAATTATTAGCCAAGGCACGCCTAAACAATTACTAAAAGAAAGTACGTTAACCGCTAATTACCTTAATGGAAAACTAAAAATAGAAGTTCCTGAAAAGCGTCGTGAAGGTAACGGACTCTTTCTAGAGCTAAAAGGCTGTACAGGAAATAACTTAAAAAATGTATCCGTAAAATTTCCGTTAGGAAAAATGATTGGGGTAACAGGTGTTTCTGGTAGTGGTAAATCGACATTAATCAACGAAACCCTCTACCCTATTTTAAATGCGTATTATTTTAACGGTGTTAAAAAACCGATGCCGTACAAAAGCATAAAAGGTTTAGAACATATTGATAAAGTTATTGATATTAACCAATCACCAATTGGTCGTACACCAAGAAGTAATCCTGCGACGTACACCAAAACCTTTGACGAAATCCGTAGCTTATTTGCTAAAATACCAGAAGCTATGATCCGTGGTTACAAACCTGGGCGATTTAGTTTTAATGTTAAGGGGGGGCGTTGCGAAACCTGTAAAGGTGGTGGTTTACGTGTTATTGAAATGAATTTTCTACCTGATGTATATGTCGAGTGTGAAACCTGTCAAGGCAAACGTTTTAATCGCGAAACATTAGAAATTAGATACAAAGGAAAAAGTATTAGTGATGTTTTGAATATGACCATTAATGATGGGGTTGATTTTTTTGAAAATATTCCTAAAATTCATAGAAAGCTAAAAACTATTAAAGATGTTGGTTTAGGTTATATTACCTTGGGACAGCAAAGCACAACACTGTCCGGTGGAGAAGCACAACGTATAAAACTGGCAACAGAATTAAGTAAACGTGACACCGGAAATACGTTTTACATTTTAGACGAACCAACAACAGGACTTCACTTTGAAGACATTAGAGTATTAATGATTGTTTTAAATGAATTAGCTAACAAAGGAAATACCGTTTTAATTATAGAGCATAATCTTGACGTTATTAAAACCGTAGACCATATTATTGATATTGGTTACGAAGGCGGAAAAGGTGGTGGAAAAGTAATCGTAGAAGGCACACCTGAACACGTAGCAAAACATAAAAAAAGTTATACTGCTAAGTTTTTGAAAAAAGAACTTATGTAGCCTACATAATTATAAAATTACTCTTA
This portion of the Olleya sp. Bg11-27 genome encodes:
- the uvrA gene encoding excinuclease ABC subunit UvrA; translation: MANFEENIEVKGARAHNLKNIDVTIPREKLVVITGLSGSGKSSLAFDTIYAEGQRRYIETFSAYARQFLGGLERPDVDKIDGLSPVIAIEQKTTSKSPRSTVGTITEIYDFLRLLYARGSDAYSFNTGEKMVSYSDDQIKQLISESYKGKRINILAPVVRSRKGHYRELFEQIAKQGFVKVRTDGEIKDLVKGMKLDRYKNHDIEIVIDRLKIDDDVDNDKRLTESINTAMYHGDDVLMVIDQDTQEARYFSRSLMCPSSGISYPNPEPNNFSFNSPKGACDNCNGIGTLYMVNENKIIPDDSLSIKAGALAPHGPEKKSWIFKQFETIAERYHFKLSDPYKSIPKEAKQIIMFGGNEKFSVESKTLGITRDYKIDFEGVANFIENQYENAESTALKRWAKDYMDKVECPVCEGARLKKESLYFKVNGQNIAELANKDISDLAVWFKDLPKHLTKKQFKIAEEIIKEISARLQFLLDVGLDYLSVNRSSKSLSGGEAQRIRLATQIGSQLVGVLYILDEPSIGLHQRDNEKLINSLVSLRDIGNSVIVVEHDKDMIERADHVIDIGPRAGKHGGEIISQGTPKQLLKESTLTANYLNGKLKIEVPEKRREGNGLFLELKGCTGNNLKNVSVKFPLGKMIGVTGVSGSGKSTLINETLYPILNAYYFNGVKKPMPYKSIKGLEHIDKVIDINQSPIGRTPRSNPATYTKTFDEIRSLFAKIPEAMIRGYKPGRFSFNVKGGRCETCKGGGLRVIEMNFLPDVYVECETCQGKRFNRETLEIRYKGKSISDVLNMTINDGVDFFENIPKIHRKLKTIKDVGLGYITLGQQSTTLSGGEAQRIKLATELSKRDTGNTFYILDEPTTGLHFEDIRVLMIVLNELANKGNTVLIIEHNLDVIKTVDHIIDIGYEGGKGGGKVIVEGTPEHVAKHKKSYTAKFLKKELM
- a CDS encoding acyltransferase family protein; translation: MKRLPNLDVLRFVLTVFVVLFHLPQLTRNQGLPYFLEASVFNRGTEAVYMFFVLSGFLIIKLIYNAKQKGVFSIRKFYVRRILRIFPLYYLIVIFGFLFYWVILPQLGIPFENNYQLSEGILWTTFFLPNVFAKLHMPGGVLEILWSIGIEEQFYIVIAPVLFLISKNKIVQFLIVFTSLYFVMFHLEFFSVLSEFSMVFFFLFFGGIIAILEEKKKLEFLKQSKLIPITIVFLTLLYFTTSILHFESRVLFDLLTMVLFGLFIHTIAHNNFGVEIKNKALNYLGKISYGLYMYHVIALNAVVFLFLKLQKADLFNDRLTMILMYIMTFALTITIAHLSYKYFESYFLKLKNKFRE
- a CDS encoding ACP phosphodiesterase gives rise to the protein MNFLAHIYLSGNNKKITIGNFIADGIRGNKYDHFEDEIQTGILLHLQIDTFTDAHPTVRKSTKRLHENYGHYSGIIVDILYDHYLAKNWSKYSDEPLADYIDHFYETLEDNFEILPQRIQKMMPHMLADNWLLSYASIEGIAKVLEGMNTRTKNRSKMNLAVNELQEFYNEFEAEFTSFFDDLITFSNETLTNLQSK
- the ggt gene encoding gamma-glutamyltransferase, translated to MKKLLLVTFILSVFFSCKTEKTRGLIADKAIVVSAREEASNIGTAILKQGGNVFDAMIATDLALAVCYPYAGNIGGGGFMVYRLEDGRVGALDYREKASKSATKNMYLDSLGHVIPDLSTKGALAVGIPGTIAGLFEVHDKFGTLPIETIMQPVIDLAKRGFVVTKKDQAVLDEKRQVFLEVNKTPMLFSQTWKANDTIKQPNLAKTLEAIMRNGRDEFYKGETAKKLAAFIQENGGIISTEDLASYEAKWRTPVTFEYDNLNIISMSPPSSGGICLAQIMLQIEDYELDEFGHNTLKTIQVITEAERRAYADRSFYLGDPDFVTIPQDHLISANYLNGRMADFSFDKATPSTEVSHGKVDIIESNETTHYSIVDQFGNAIAVTTTLNSGYGSKLYSPELGFFFNNEMDDFSSKPGIPNVYGLIGAEANAIVPEKRMLSSMTPTIVEKDDKLFMTLGTPGGSTIITSVMQTILNVHEFEMTMQEAVNAPRFHHQWLPDTIRMEPDSFSAELIAQLQAKGYSINQENADVIGKVDGILVLENGQLEGGADRRGDDTAIGF
- a CDS encoding aminotransferase class V-fold PLP-dependent enzyme, with protein sequence MYVTKAERTEKSKLEAYFSQFRKHIVGIDQEFESPYGTKKMVYTDWTASGRLYRPIEDKLLNQFGPFVANTHTETTVSGTAMTNAYHKARQIIKGHVNTNADDVLIVAGNGMTSVVNKFQRILGLKVPENIKKFTTIPEEVKPVVFVTHMEHHSNHTSWLETIAKVEVIPAGEDGLFSLENLELLLEQYKDCTLKIASVIGGSNVTGIETPYHKIAKLMHQNGGVCFVDFACSAPYVTINMHPEDEEEALDAIFFSPHKFLGGPGTSGVLVFNKKLYKNMIPDCPGGGTVSWTNPWGEHKYIDNIEDREDGGTPGFLQTIKTALAIKLKEQMGVKNILDREHELLHQIFSNLDGVENIKILAGDQKERLGVISFYIDNLHFNLGVKLLNDKFGIQTRGGCSCAGTYGHYLLHVDQAQSTSLVNQISLGDLIRKPGWMRMSIHPTTTCNEMDYVCESLIALAENHEEWAKDYEYNKANNEFIHKSFVPKNDIRVSDWFEL
- the glmM gene encoding phosphoglucosamine mutase, whose product is MTLIKSISGIRGTIGGTVGENLTPIDAVKFASAYGTWLKQQRNKTDYKVVVGRDARLSGDMIQNLVMNTLVGLGIHVVDLGLSTTPTVEIAVPMEHADGGIILTASHNPKQWNALKLLNAKGEFLDGAEGQKILEIAESDAMTFAEVDDLGQITKNDAYIDIHIDEVLDLEYVNQKAIEDANFKVVVDGVNSTGGIAIPLLLERLGVEAVKLYCDPTGHFPHNPEPLKEHLGDLSNEVKKHRADFGIVVDPDVDRLAFMDENGDMFGEEYTLVACADWILSQNPGNTVSNMSSTRALRDITEKHGGTYEASAVGEVNVVALMKKNNAVIGGEGNGGIIYPESHYGRDALVGVALFLSLLAERKLSVSELRKTYTSYFMSKKKIQLTPTLDVDAILKAMEEKYSNENLTTIDGVKIDFAESWAHLRKSNTEPIIRIYTEAKRQSEADSLADKIISEIKQIANI